A part of Criblamydia sequanensis CRIB-18 genomic DNA contains:
- a CDS encoding M24 family metallopeptidase, whose amino-acid sequence MSRFFNRIEKARELISFLKTDLLLIEDPINLYYLTGLSLSKGQLLISKNKTILIVDNRYFLNAKKNFPFDVRLSEEINFSQTILDTFKKTKTIGFEAPLTSYSHFLELKKAIKSMDKTLKPLPNVILENLRCLKEEEEIKKIKEASKLTDEGFDLAKALLKEGIKEHELVNELLTFWLSRGAEKAFNPIFAFGENSASPHHLSKDKRLKKGDLVLIDIGAKKDGYCSDMTRVLFFGEPKKKLISVYNSVLRAQEKGLSLARPKYPLRDLNQNVRDELEKDGYVKYFTHSLGHGVGLEIHECPSFSSKLALKEGMVLTIEPGVYIPGLGGVRIEDTVLVQKKGIQTLTKSSKELCIID is encoded by the coding sequence GTGTCTAGGTTCTTCAATAGAATAGAAAAAGCAAGAGAGTTGATCAGCTTTTTAAAAACGGATCTTTTACTTATCGAAGACCCGATAAACCTATATTATCTTACAGGACTTAGCCTTTCTAAGGGTCAATTATTAATTTCAAAAAATAAAACTATCCTTATTGTTGATAATAGATACTTTCTGAATGCTAAAAAGAACTTTCCTTTCGATGTTAGGCTCTCCGAAGAGATAAATTTCAGCCAAACAATTTTAGACACGTTTAAAAAAACAAAAACTATTGGATTTGAAGCGCCCTTAACTTCCTACTCGCATTTTTTAGAGCTAAAAAAAGCTATAAAATCGATGGATAAAACACTTAAACCACTTCCGAATGTGATTTTAGAAAACTTACGATGTCTAAAAGAAGAAGAAGAAATTAAGAAAATAAAAGAAGCCTCTAAGCTAACAGATGAAGGCTTTGATCTTGCGAAAGCTCTTTTGAAAGAAGGCATAAAAGAACATGAGCTCGTGAATGAACTTTTAACTTTTTGGCTTTCCAGGGGAGCTGAAAAAGCTTTTAATCCCATCTTTGCTTTTGGAGAAAATAGCGCTTCCCCTCATCACTTAAGTAAAGACAAGCGATTAAAAAAAGGCGATCTTGTCCTTATAGACATTGGAGCTAAAAAAGATGGGTATTGTTCTGATATGACACGCGTCCTCTTTTTTGGAGAGCCTAAAAAAAAATTGATTTCCGTTTATAACTCTGTCTTGCGCGCCCAAGAAAAAGGGCTATCCTTAGCTAGGCCAAAATACCCCCTTAGGGATTTAAACCAAAATGTAAGAGATGAGCTTGAAAAAGACGGCTATGTAAAATACTTTACGCATAGCTTAGGGCATGGAGTGGGCCTTGAAATCCATGAGTGTCCCTCATTTTCAAGTAAACTTGCTTTAAAAGAAGGGATGGTTCTGACTATTGAACCGGGCGTTTATATTC